One stretch of Mycolicibacterium fallax DNA includes these proteins:
- a CDS encoding flavin-containing monooxygenase: MRALANPKTAIIGAGISGLTSAKMLKDYGVPHTVFETSDRIGGNWAFGNPNGRSSAYRSLHIDTSKHRLAFKDFPISEDFPDFPHHSQVKSYLDDYAAAFGLLDAIEFNNGVVHAARDGDGWAITDQAGDTRRFDLLVVGNGHHWDPRLPDFPGEFTGASIHSHHYIDPNTPLPLTGKRILVVGIGNSAADITVELSSRALENTVTLSTRSSAWIVPKYLGGQPGDKLFRTTPYLPLSWQRRAAQWFAPLVGADPTTYGLPPANHKLFEAHPTQSVELPLRLGSGDVIPKPNVTRLDGDVVHFDDGSSDVFDVIIYATGYNITFPFFAPEFLSAPDNQIRLYKRMFAPGIDNLVFVGFAQAIPTLFPFVECQSRLLAAYAVGRYALPPAAEMERIIDADQRLHVGHCTDRPRHTQQVDYFYYEHDLRTRELPAGARRAGVG, encoded by the coding sequence ATGAGGGCACTCGCCAATCCGAAAACGGCGATTATCGGCGCCGGTATTAGCGGGCTGACGTCGGCAAAGATGCTCAAGGACTACGGGGTGCCGCACACCGTGTTCGAGACGTCCGACCGGATCGGCGGCAACTGGGCGTTCGGCAACCCGAACGGCCGCAGCAGCGCCTACCGCTCGCTGCACATCGACACCTCCAAACATCGGTTGGCGTTCAAGGACTTTCCGATATCGGAGGATTTCCCGGACTTTCCGCACCACTCTCAGGTCAAGAGCTACCTGGACGACTACGCCGCGGCCTTCGGGCTGCTGGACGCCATCGAGTTCAACAACGGCGTGGTGCACGCCGCCCGGGACGGCGACGGCTGGGCGATCACCGACCAGGCCGGGGACACCCGGCGGTTCGACCTGCTGGTGGTCGGCAACGGGCACCACTGGGATCCCCGGCTGCCGGACTTCCCCGGCGAGTTCACCGGCGCGAGCATCCATTCGCACCACTACATCGACCCGAACACCCCGCTGCCGCTGACCGGCAAGCGGATCCTGGTGGTCGGCATCGGCAACAGCGCCGCCGACATCACCGTCGAATTGTCCTCGCGCGCCTTGGAGAACACCGTGACGCTGTCGACGCGGTCCAGCGCCTGGATCGTGCCGAAGTATCTCGGCGGCCAACCCGGCGACAAACTGTTCCGCACCACGCCGTACCTGCCGCTGTCCTGGCAGCGCAGGGCCGCCCAATGGTTCGCCCCGCTGGTCGGCGCCGACCCCACCACCTACGGGCTGCCGCCGGCCAACCACAAGCTGTTCGAGGCCCACCCCACCCAGTCGGTGGAGTTACCGCTGCGGCTCGGCTCCGGGGATGTGATCCCCAAACCCAACGTGACCCGGCTCGACGGCGACGTCGTGCATTTCGACGACGGCAGCTCCGATGTCTTCGACGTCATCATCTACGCCACCGGGTACAACATCACCTTCCCGTTCTTCGCCCCGGAGTTCCTCAGCGCCCCGGACAACCAGATCCGGCTCTACAAAAGGATGTTCGCCCCCGGCATCGACAACCTGGTGTTCGTCGGCTTCGCCCAGGCGATCCCGACGCTGTTCCCGTTCGTGGAATGCCAGAGCCGGCTGCTGGCGGCCTACGCCGTCGGCCGCTACGCGCTGCCGCCGGCCGCCGAGATGGAGCGGATCATCGACGCCGACCAGCGACTGCACGTCGGGCACTGCACCGACCGGCCGCGGCACACCCAGCAGGTCGACTACTTCTACTACGAGCACGACCTGCGCACCCGGGAGTTGCCCGCCGGTGCGCGCCGGGCGGGTGTCGGGTGA
- a CDS encoding alpha/beta hydrolase, whose product MTGREVHFDSGGVRCAGWHFAGSGGAPRPAVVMAHGFAGTADSGLQPFAERLRGAGLDVLAFDYRGFGRSEGIPRQRISIDDQLADYRAALATAAALPGVDASRLVLWGASLSGGHVIRLAAGRTDIAAVIAMTPMTNPLATGAKVIRQSGVAGALRATGLGVGSRIAAAAGRPGLLMPVVSEPGGGGALALDGCLTSYLGIAGPSWRNEIDASIGIELSRISTARYARALRTPLLVQIADFDRLVPAHAAARTAELGRAIVHRYPCDHFDVWPGNDWFEHAVADQLRFLRRVLS is encoded by the coding sequence GTGACCGGCCGCGAGGTGCACTTCGACTCCGGTGGAGTGCGCTGCGCCGGCTGGCATTTCGCCGGATCCGGCGGCGCGCCGCGGCCCGCGGTGGTGATGGCGCACGGCTTCGCCGGCACCGCGGACTCCGGACTGCAACCGTTCGCCGAGCGGTTGCGCGGCGCCGGGCTGGACGTGCTGGCGTTTGACTACCGCGGCTTCGGCCGCTCCGAGGGCATTCCGCGGCAACGGATCTCTATCGATGACCAGCTCGCCGACTACCGGGCCGCGCTGGCGACCGCCGCCGCGCTGCCCGGCGTCGACGCGTCCCGGCTGGTGCTCTGGGGCGCCTCACTGTCCGGCGGACACGTGATCCGGCTGGCCGCCGGCCGCACCGACATCGCCGCGGTGATCGCGATGACGCCGATGACCAACCCGCTGGCCACCGGGGCGAAGGTGATCCGGCAATCCGGGGTGGCGGGCGCGCTGCGGGCCACCGGCCTGGGCGTGGGCAGCCGGATCGCGGCCGCCGCGGGCCGGCCCGGCCTGCTGATGCCGGTGGTCAGCGAGCCCGGCGGCGGGGGAGCGCTGGCGCTGGATGGCTGCCTGACCAGCTATCTGGGGATCGCCGGGCCCAGTTGGCGCAACGAGATCGACGCGAGTATCGGCATCGAGCTGTCCCGGATCAGCACCGCCCGGTACGCGCGGGCGCTGCGCACCCCGCTGCTGGTGCAGATCGCCGACTTCGACCGACTGGTGCCCGCGCACGCCGCGGCCCGCACCGCCGAGCTGGGCCGCGCGATCGTGCACCGCTACCCGTGCGACCACTTCGACGTCTGGCCGGGCAACGATTGGTTCGAGCACGCGGTGGCCGACCAGCTGCGGTTCCTGCGGCGGGTTCTCAGCTAA
- a CDS encoding class I adenylate-forming enzyme family protein, whose amino-acid sequence MGFASTLAQRIAGYGPRDCIEFDGVWHSGDELVRIGAELESALREAGVGGAEPIGLVVRNRVPHAAVILGGIAAGRGVSMIYSHQSDAGIAADIRSLGLPAVVAAEQDWGPAARRAAREAGSAAIAIGPPARVLTSRSSQCPAAPPDPGLRLLTSGTTGPPKRVALPERVLEHNVAGMTLGRRIDPGDPPALVFWPFGSVGVCQLLAAAHSGQRIVLLERFAVAPWVDAVRRHRIRWSGVAPTVIRMLLDADVPPEDLASLEYLPGGSGPLEPALQRAFEARYRIPLIWAYGATEFAGTVCSWTPELRAQFGDTKVGTVGRPLPGVAVRILGDDGAELPAGTRGRLSARVAAIGPEWIDTTDIACIDDDGFLTVHGRGDGAINRGGFKVLPERVRAVLLAHPAVADAAVVGVPDARLGELPFAAVELLSGAADPGEQVLKDLVREALPAPNVPVAVARVAELPRNAVLKVRLDAVRELYRG is encoded by the coding sequence ATGGGATTCGCCTCGACGCTGGCGCAGCGGATCGCCGGGTACGGACCGCGGGACTGCATCGAGTTCGACGGTGTTTGGCACAGCGGCGATGAGCTGGTGCGCATCGGCGCCGAGCTGGAATCGGCGCTGCGCGAGGCCGGGGTCGGCGGCGCTGAACCGATCGGGTTGGTGGTGCGCAACCGGGTGCCGCACGCCGCGGTGATCCTCGGCGGCATTGCCGCCGGGCGCGGGGTGTCGATGATCTACTCCCATCAGTCCGACGCGGGCATCGCCGCCGACATCCGGTCGCTGGGCCTGCCGGCCGTCGTTGCGGCCGAGCAGGACTGGGGCCCCGCGGCCCGGCGAGCCGCGCGGGAGGCCGGGTCCGCGGCGATCGCGATCGGGCCACCGGCGCGGGTGCTGACGTCCCGGTCCAGCCAGTGCCCGGCGGCGCCGCCGGATCCGGGCCTGCGGCTGCTGACCAGCGGTACCACCGGGCCACCCAAGCGGGTGGCGCTGCCGGAGCGGGTGCTCGAACACAATGTGGCCGGGATGACGCTGGGCCGCCGCATCGATCCCGGCGATCCGCCCGCGCTGGTGTTCTGGCCGTTCGGCAGCGTCGGGGTCTGCCAGCTGCTGGCCGCCGCGCACTCCGGGCAGCGGATCGTGCTGCTGGAGCGGTTCGCGGTCGCGCCGTGGGTGGACGCGGTGCGCCGGCACCGGATCCGCTGGAGCGGGGTGGCGCCGACGGTGATCCGGATGCTGCTGGACGCCGACGTGCCGCCCGAGGACCTGGCCTCCCTGGAGTATCTGCCGGGCGGGTCCGGGCCGCTGGAGCCAGCCCTGCAGCGCGCGTTCGAGGCGCGCTACCGCATTCCGCTGATCTGGGCCTACGGCGCAACCGAATTCGCCGGGACGGTGTGCAGCTGGACCCCGGAGCTGCGCGCCCAGTTCGGCGACACCAAGGTGGGCACGGTGGGCCGCCCGCTGCCCGGGGTGGCGGTCCGCATCCTCGGCGACGACGGCGCCGAACTGCCCGCCGGGACCCGCGGCCGGCTGTCGGCCCGGGTGGCGGCGATCGGCCCGGAGTGGATCGACACCACCGACATCGCCTGCATCGACGACGACGGGTTCCTCACCGTGCACGGCCGCGGCGACGGCGCGATCAACCGGGGCGGGTTCAAGGTGCTGCCCGAACGGGTTCGCGCGGTGCTGCTGGCCCACCCCGCGGTCGCCGACGCCGCCGTCGTCGGGGTGCCCGATGCCCGGCTGGGCGAGCTACCGTTCGCCGCCGTCGAATTGCTTTCCGGCGCGGCTGATCCGGGCGAGCAGGTGCTCAAAGACCTGGTCCGCGAGGCACTTCCGGCCCCGAACGTCCCGGTCGCGGTGGCGCGGGTGGCGGAGTTGCCGCGCAACGCGGTGCTGAAGGTGCGGCTCGACGCCGTCCGGGAGCTCTACCGCGGTTAG
- a CDS encoding mycofactocin-coupled SDR family oxidoreductase, with product MTKRLQGRVAFITGAARGQGRAHAIRMAEQGADIIAVDIAAPLPPCVPYDPATPEDLEETARLVEKTGQQILTTVADTRDLAALRAAVDAGVAELGRLDIIVANAGVAAPQIWNEITPTDFRDVLDINVTGTWNSVMAGAQHIIDGGRGGSVILISSAAGVKLQPFMIHYTASKHAVTGMARAFAAELGKHDIRVNSVHPGPVNSAMGSGTMIESIARTMESNPQLAHMMTPFLTTWMAEPEDIADTVSWLAGDESKLITASAISVDQGSTHY from the coding sequence ATGACCAAACGACTGCAGGGACGCGTCGCGTTCATCACCGGTGCCGCCCGCGGGCAGGGCCGCGCGCACGCGATCCGGATGGCCGAACAGGGTGCCGACATCATCGCCGTCGACATCGCCGCGCCGCTGCCCCCGTGCGTGCCCTATGACCCGGCCACCCCCGAGGATCTGGAGGAGACCGCGCGGTTGGTGGAGAAGACCGGCCAGCAGATCCTGACCACCGTCGCCGACACCCGCGACCTGGCGGCGCTGCGCGCAGCGGTTGATGCCGGGGTCGCCGAGCTCGGCCGGCTCGACATCATCGTCGCCAACGCCGGCGTGGCGGCACCGCAGATCTGGAACGAGATCACCCCCACCGATTTCCGGGATGTGCTGGACATCAACGTGACCGGCACCTGGAACTCGGTGATGGCCGGCGCGCAGCACATCATCGACGGCGGCCGCGGTGGCTCGGTGATCCTGATCAGCTCGGCGGCCGGGGTCAAGCTGCAGCCCTTCATGATCCACTACACCGCCAGCAAGCACGCGGTCACCGGGATGGCCCGGGCGTTCGCCGCCGAACTCGGCAAGCACGACATCCGGGTCAACAGCGTGCATCCCGGACCGGTGAACTCGGCGATGGGCTCGGGCACCATGATCGAGTCGATCGCCCGGACGATGGAATCCAACCCGCAACTCGCCCACATGATGACGCCGTTCCTGACCACCTGGATGGCCGAGCCCGAAGACATCGCCGACACGGTGAGCTGGCTGGCCGGCGATGAGTCGAAATTGATCACCGCCAGCGCGATCTCGGTCGACCAGGGCTCGACGCACTACTGA
- a CDS encoding acyl-CoA dehydrogenase family protein, whose product MASGTPAAEVDDEDFAAILQQTRQFVRTVVVPRENEIAEGDLVPDDIRTQAAEMGLFGYAIPQAWGGLGLNLAQDVELAMELGYTSLALRSMFGTNNGIAGQVLVNFGTDEQKSRWLASIASGETTASFALTEPGAGSNPAGLRTRAEQTADGDWIINGRKCFITNAPLAGLFVTFARTRPADADGPGIAVFLVPADTPGVQVGPKDKKMGQEGAWTSEVGFTDVRVPAAALVGGSEDVGYRAAMTSLARGRVHIAALAVGTAQRALDESVAYAATATQGGTAIGEFQLVQAMLADQQTGVSAGRALVRDAAAKWVSGQDRRLAPSVAKLFCTEMVGNVADLAVQVHGGSGYMREVPVERIYRDVRLLRLYEGTSEIQRLIIGGGLVRAAKKNATKPNHGG is encoded by the coding sequence ATGGCATCCGGTACCCCCGCCGCCGAGGTCGACGACGAGGACTTCGCCGCGATACTCCAGCAGACCCGCCAGTTCGTCCGCACCGTCGTGGTGCCCCGGGAAAACGAGATCGCCGAGGGCGACCTGGTGCCCGACGACATTCGAACCCAGGCCGCCGAGATGGGCCTGTTCGGCTACGCGATCCCGCAGGCCTGGGGTGGACTCGGGCTGAACCTGGCCCAAGACGTCGAGCTGGCAATGGAATTGGGCTACACCAGCCTGGCGCTGCGGTCGATGTTCGGCACCAACAACGGCATCGCCGGGCAGGTGCTGGTCAACTTCGGCACCGACGAGCAGAAGTCCCGCTGGCTGGCCTCGATCGCCTCCGGCGAGACCACCGCCTCCTTCGCGCTGACCGAGCCGGGCGCCGGCTCCAACCCGGCCGGGCTGCGCACCCGCGCCGAACAAACCGCCGACGGCGACTGGATCATCAACGGGCGCAAGTGCTTCATCACCAACGCCCCGCTGGCCGGGTTGTTCGTCACCTTCGCCCGCACCCGGCCCGCCGACGCCGACGGCCCGGGCATCGCGGTGTTCCTGGTGCCCGCCGACACCCCCGGCGTGCAGGTCGGCCCGAAGGACAAGAAGATGGGCCAGGAGGGCGCCTGGACCTCCGAGGTCGGCTTCACCGACGTCCGGGTGCCGGCCGCCGCGCTGGTCGGCGGCAGCGAGGACGTCGGCTACCGGGCCGCGATGACCTCGCTGGCCCGCGGCCGGGTGCACATCGCCGCGCTCGCCGTCGGCACCGCCCAGCGCGCCCTCGACGAATCGGTGGCCTACGCCGCGACCGCCACCCAGGGCGGCACCGCGATCGGCGAATTTCAGCTGGTGCAGGCCATGCTGGCCGACCAGCAGACCGGGGTGTCGGCCGGCCGGGCCCTGGTCCGCGACGCCGCCGCCAAGTGGGTGTCCGGCCAGGACCGCCGGCTGGCCCCGTCGGTGGCCAAGCTGTTCTGCACCGAAATGGTCGGCAACGTCGCCGATCTCGCCGTGCAGGTACACGGCGGCAGCGGCTACATGCGCGAGGTCCCGGTGGAGCGGATCTACCGGGACGTCCGGTTGCTGCGGCTCTACGAGGGCACCAGCGAAATCCAGCGACTGATCATCGGCGGCGGCCTGGTTCGCGCCGCCAAGAAGAACGCCACCAAGCCAAACCACGGAGGTTGA
- a CDS encoding acetyl-CoA C-acetyltransferase, with protein sequence MREAVICEPVRTPIGRYGGMFAGLTAVDLGVAALTGLLERTGIAPADVQDVILGHCYPSMEAPAIGRVVALDAGLPVTVPGMQIDRRCGSGLQAVIQACLQVGAGAQDLVVAGGAESMSNVVFHSTDMRWGGARTGIKVHDALARGRTTAGGKHHPVAGGMLETAENLRRQYGIGRVEQDELAVASHRRAVAAQRAGILAEEIVPVSVPARNADPVLADTDEHPRADTTAESLARLKPVLGKQDPDATVTAGNSSGQNDAAAMCVVTTPERAAELGLRPLVRLVSWGVAGVEPKLMGIGPVPATALALAGAGLTLADIDVIELNEAFAAQALAVLREWRFAPADLERVNVHGSGISLGHPVGATGGRMLATLARELHRRQARYGLETMCIGGGQGLAAIFERV encoded by the coding sequence ATGCGGGAAGCGGTGATCTGCGAACCGGTACGCACCCCGATCGGCCGCTACGGCGGGATGTTTGCCGGGCTGACCGCCGTCGACCTCGGCGTCGCGGCGCTGACCGGCCTGCTGGAGCGCACCGGCATCGCACCGGCCGACGTGCAGGACGTGATCCTCGGGCACTGCTACCCGAGCATGGAGGCCCCGGCGATCGGCCGGGTCGTCGCGCTGGACGCCGGGCTGCCGGTCACGGTGCCCGGCATGCAGATCGACCGGCGCTGCGGCTCCGGGCTGCAGGCGGTCATCCAGGCCTGCCTGCAGGTCGGCGCCGGCGCGCAGGACCTGGTGGTCGCCGGCGGCGCCGAGTCGATGAGCAATGTGGTGTTCCACTCCACCGACATGCGCTGGGGCGGCGCGCGCACCGGGATCAAGGTGCACGACGCGCTGGCCCGCGGCCGGACCACCGCCGGCGGCAAGCACCACCCGGTGGCCGGCGGCATGCTGGAGACCGCGGAAAACCTGCGCCGCCAGTACGGCATCGGCCGGGTAGAGCAGGACGAGCTGGCCGTCGCCTCGCACCGGCGGGCCGTCGCCGCCCAGCGCGCCGGCATCCTCGCCGAGGAGATCGTGCCGGTCTCGGTGCCGGCCCGCAACGCCGACCCGGTGCTCGCCGACACCGATGAGCATCCCCGCGCCGACACCACCGCTGAATCGCTGGCCCGGCTCAAACCCGTGCTGGGCAAACAGGATCCCGACGCCACCGTCACCGCGGGCAACTCCAGCGGGCAGAACGACGCCGCCGCGATGTGCGTGGTGACCACCCCCGAGCGGGCCGCCGAGCTGGGCCTGCGGCCGCTGGTGCGGCTGGTGTCCTGGGGGGTGGCCGGGGTGGAGCCCAAGCTGATGGGCATCGGCCCGGTCCCGGCCACCGCGCTCGCCCTGGCCGGCGCCGGCCTCACGCTGGCCGACATCGACGTCATCGAACTCAACGAGGCGTTCGCCGCCCAGGCGCTGGCGGTGCTGCGGGAATGGCGGTTCGCCCCGGCCGATCTGGAGCGCGTCAACGTGCACGGCTCCGGGATCTCGCTCGGGCATCCGGTCGGCGCGACGGGTGGGCGGATGCTGGCCACCCTGGCCCGGGAACTGCACCGCCGGCAGGCCCGCTACGGCCTGGAAACCATGTGCATCGGCGGCGGTCAGGGGCTGGCCGCCATCTTCGAACGCGTTTAG
- a CDS encoding acyl-CoA dehydrogenase family protein: MTKLAQTLGLTEFQTEIVAAVRQFVDREVIPAAQELEHSDTYPQAIVDAMKQMGLFGLMIPQQYGGLGESLLTYALCVEELARGWMSVSGVINTHFIVAYMIRQHGTPAQQQHYLPLLATGEHRGAFSMSEPELGSDVAAIRTRARRDGDGYVIDGQKMWLTNGGSSTLVAVLVRTDEGAEKPHRNLTAFLVEKPTGFGEVVPGLTIPGKLDKLGYKGIDTTELIFDGYRAGADQVLGEKPGQGFFQMMDGVEVGRVNVSARACGVGQRAFELAVRYAQQRNTFGKPIAEHQAIAFQLAEMATKVEAAHLMMVNAARLKDSGERNDVAAGMAKYLASELCAEVTQQSFRIHGGYGYSKEYEIERLMRDAPFLLIGEGTSEIQKQIISRRLLDEYRI, from the coding sequence GTGACCAAGCTCGCCCAGACCCTGGGTCTCACCGAGTTTCAGACCGAAATCGTCGCCGCGGTGCGGCAATTCGTTGATCGGGAGGTCATCCCGGCCGCCCAGGAGCTGGAGCACTCCGACACCTACCCGCAGGCCATCGTCGACGCGATGAAACAGATGGGCCTGTTCGGGCTGATGATCCCGCAGCAGTACGGCGGGCTCGGCGAATCGCTGCTCACCTACGCGCTGTGCGTGGAGGAACTCGCCCGGGGCTGGATGAGCGTCTCCGGGGTGATCAACACCCACTTCATCGTCGCCTACATGATCCGCCAGCACGGCACCCCAGCTCAGCAGCAGCACTACCTGCCGCTGCTGGCCACCGGCGAGCACCGCGGCGCCTTCTCGATGTCCGAGCCGGAACTGGGCTCCGACGTGGCGGCCATCCGCACCCGGGCCCGCCGCGACGGCGACGGCTACGTCATCGACGGGCAGAAGATGTGGCTGACCAACGGCGGCAGCTCCACCCTGGTCGCGGTGCTGGTCCGCACCGACGAGGGCGCGGAAAAGCCGCACCGCAACCTGACCGCCTTCCTGGTCGAAAAACCCACCGGCTTCGGCGAAGTCGTGCCCGGGCTGACCATCCCGGGCAAGCTCGACAAGCTCGGCTACAAGGGCATCGACACCACCGAGCTGATCTTCGACGGCTACCGCGCCGGCGCCGACCAGGTGCTCGGGGAGAAACCGGGGCAGGGCTTCTTCCAGATGATGGACGGCGTCGAGGTCGGCCGGGTCAACGTCTCGGCCCGGGCCTGCGGCGTCGGGCAGCGGGCCTTCGAGCTCGCGGTGCGCTACGCCCAGCAGCGCAACACCTTCGGCAAGCCGATCGCCGAGCATCAGGCCATCGCCTTCCAGCTCGCCGAGATGGCCACCAAGGTGGAGGCCGCGCACCTGATGATGGTCAACGCGGCCCGGCTCAAGGACTCCGGGGAACGCAACGACGTCGCCGCCGGGATGGCCAAGTACCTGGCCTCGGAGCTGTGCGCCGAGGTCACCCAGCAGAGCTTCCGGATCCACGGCGGCTACGGCTACTCCAAGGAGTACGAGATCGAGCGGCTGATGCGCGACGCCCCGTTCCTGCTGATCGGCGAGGGCACCAGCGAGATCCAGAAGCAGATCATCAGCCGCCGGCTGCTCGACGAGTACCGGATCTGA
- a CDS encoding GntR family transcriptional regulator: protein MSAPQFGPRPQLAADVARLIRARIFDGGYRSGGYIRLDQLAAELGISVTPVREALFRLCAEGLLTQRPHRGFMVAPVTARDIADVADVQAYIGGELAGRAAELIDETELDRLAQVQDRLEDAYLADDPELAVTLNHDFHRGINRAAQSPKLAQLMSQTTRYALESVYPTVAGWPEQSNHDHRRVLAALRGRDPQAARTAMNEHLCAAVHPLLEHLQRTGVLEDQ, encoded by the coding sequence ATGAGCGCCCCGCAGTTCGGCCCCCGGCCGCAGCTGGCCGCCGACGTGGCCCGGTTGATCCGGGCCCGGATCTTCGACGGCGGCTACCGCTCCGGCGGCTACATCCGGCTCGACCAGCTGGCCGCCGAACTCGGCATCAGCGTCACCCCGGTCCGCGAGGCGCTGTTTCGGCTGTGCGCGGAGGGCCTGCTGACCCAGCGCCCGCACCGCGGCTTCATGGTCGCCCCGGTCACCGCCCGCGACATCGCCGACGTCGCCGACGTGCAGGCCTACATCGGCGGCGAATTGGCCGGCCGGGCCGCCGAACTCATCGACGAGACCGAACTGGACCGGCTGGCGCAGGTGCAGGACCGGCTGGAGGACGCCTACCTCGCCGACGACCCGGAGCTGGCGGTGACGCTCAACCACGACTTCCACCGCGGCATCAACCGGGCCGCGCAGTCCCCGAAGCTGGCCCAGCTGATGTCCCAAACCACCCGCTACGCACTGGAATCGGTGTACCCCACGGTGGCGGGCTGGCCCGAGCAGTCCAACCACGACCACCGCCGGGTGCTGGCGGCGCTGCGCGGCCGCGACCCGCAGGCCGCCCGCACCGCGATGAACGAGCACCTGTGCGCGGCGGTGCACCCGCTGCTCGAGCACCTGCAGCGCACCGGTGTCCTGGAGGACCAGTGA
- a CDS encoding CaiB/BaiF CoA transferase family protein, with translation MTGVLEGIRVLDYGRFIAAPWCSAILADMGADVLRVEKREGGEDRWVQSVTDSGEGGTFLQCNRNKRSLTLDSTTEQGAEITRRLVARSDIVIANMPAAGMRASGLDYDTLRAIKPDIILASATAYGEGGPYSDRIGFDGAGQVMSGAVYRQGLPELPIRTVVPYADFGTALTLAIGVMMALYHRDRTGTGQHVESALLPTAMMLSNAHLIERDLLGIDKPRMGNRGASVAPCDLYRTADDQWVLLQIAGAPMFKRWCRLVGRPELFEDPRFADDDLRWQHGDLLNDLMADWCAQRTKAEVLAALMDAKLPAAPLHSTQDVLDDPHVAAMGYLQRVPFPGAAHDVPIIETPFRMSGTPGSIRRRAPLLGEHTDEVLDEIGYDPGQVARLRADGIV, from the coding sequence GTGACGGGCGTGCTTGAGGGAATCCGGGTGCTGGACTACGGCCGGTTCATCGCCGCGCCGTGGTGCAGCGCGATCCTGGCCGATATGGGCGCCGACGTGCTGCGGGTGGAGAAACGCGAGGGCGGCGAGGACCGCTGGGTGCAGTCGGTCACCGACAGCGGCGAGGGTGGCACCTTCCTGCAGTGCAACCGCAACAAGCGCTCGCTGACCCTGGACTCCACCACCGAGCAGGGCGCGGAGATCACCCGGCGGCTGGTGGCCCGCTCCGACATCGTGATCGCCAACATGCCCGCCGCCGGCATGCGGGCCAGCGGCCTGGACTACGACACGCTGCGCGCCATCAAACCCGACATCATCCTGGCCAGCGCCACCGCCTACGGCGAGGGCGGCCCGTACAGCGACCGGATCGGCTTCGACGGGGCCGGCCAGGTGATGTCCGGCGCGGTGTACCGGCAGGGCCTGCCGGAGCTGCCGATCCGAACGGTGGTGCCCTACGCGGACTTCGGCACCGCGCTGACCCTGGCGATCGGGGTGATGATGGCGCTGTACCACCGGGACCGCACCGGGACCGGCCAGCACGTGGAGAGCGCGCTGCTGCCGACGGCGATGATGCTGTCCAACGCGCACCTGATCGAGCGCGACCTGCTCGGCATCGACAAGCCGCGGATGGGTAACCGCGGCGCCTCGGTGGCGCCGTGCGACCTGTACCGCACCGCCGACGACCAGTGGGTGCTGCTGCAGATCGCCGGGGCGCCGATGTTCAAGCGCTGGTGCCGGCTGGTCGGCCGCCCGGAGCTGTTCGAGGATCCGCGGTTCGCCGACGACGACCTGCGCTGGCAGCACGGGGACCTGCTCAACGACCTGATGGCGGACTGGTGCGCGCAACGCACCAAGGCCGAGGTGCTGGCCGCGCTGATGGACGCGAAACTGCCTGCCGCGCCGCTGCATTCAACCCAGGATGTGCTCGACGATCCGCATGTCGCGGCGATGGGCTATCTGCAGCGGGTGCCGTTTCCCGGCGCCGCCCACGACGTGCCGATCATCGAGACGCCGTTTCGGATGTCGGGGACCCCGGGCAGCATCCGCCGCCGGGCCCCGCTGCTCGGCGAGCACACCGACGAGGTGCTCGACGAGATCGGCTACGACCCGGGGCAGGTGGCGCGGCTGCGGGCCGACGGCATCGTCTGA
- a CDS encoding nuclear transport factor 2 family protein, which yields MTGESAEQRLDRLERRVRELADLLEIQQLLAAYGPLVDAGDATAVAELWSPDGSYLVEGWAMHGRAELAAMVNSAAHQSLITAGSAHFLGPARIRVDGDEAEAVCESLLIRHRDRGWVVARASANHFRLARGDGRWQITARSTRALDGDPAGRELLGRAAGPAG from the coding sequence GTGACCGGCGAATCGGCCGAGCAGCGGCTGGACCGGCTGGAGCGGCGGGTCCGCGAGCTGGCCGACCTGCTGGAGATCCAGCAGCTGCTGGCCGCCTACGGGCCGCTGGTGGACGCCGGGGACGCCACCGCGGTGGCCGAATTGTGGAGCCCGGACGGGAGTTACCTGGTGGAGGGCTGGGCGATGCACGGGCGCGCCGAGCTGGCCGCGATGGTGAACTCGGCGGCGCACCAGTCGCTGATCACCGCGGGCAGCGCGCACTTTTTGGGCCCGGCCCGGATCCGGGTCGACGGCGACGAGGCCGAGGCGGTCTGCGAGTCACTGCTGATCCGGCACCGGGACCGCGGCTGGGTGGTGGCCCGCGCCAGCGCCAACCATTTCCGGCTGGCCCGCGGCGACGGCCGCTGGCAGATCACCGCCCGCAGCACCCGGGCGCTGGACGGCGACCCGGCCGGTCGCGAGCTGCTGGGCCGTGCCGCCGGCCCCGCCGGCTGA